Below is a window of Vicinamibacteria bacterium DNA.
GAGCTAGCGAGCTACCGGCCAGCCGCGGAGCGCGCGAACGCCAATCGTTTCTCCCCGAGCCGGAGGGGATCCAACATGGAACCAGACGGCTCCGAACCGAGTGAAAGCTCGCACGAGATAGCGATCGCCTGCGAAGAGAACTTCATCCACTCGGGCGGGCTCCCCCTCTTCAGCTGGCGAGACGTCTTCCGGCCGTAGGACGACGTCGATCTCGTCCCCGGCGCGGAGATCCGTCCTCGGATTGGGAACGTTCCCCAGTGACGTACGGAGCTCGTTCCCATCGACCGTTGCCGGTACCAGCGCGGCCCTCCCGACGAACGTGGCGACGAAAGCGCTTGCGGGATGCCGGTAGAGCGTTTCGGGATTACCGACCTGCTCGATCGTTCCCCGGTTCAGTACGGCGACCCGGTCCGCGAGAGCGAACGCGTCTTCGAGGTCGTGCGTGACGTAGACAATCGTAACCGGGTGGGCTTGGCGAAGATCGAGCAGCAGACGTCGGAGATCGAAGCGAAGCCGGGGATCGAGGTTGGCGAACGGCTCATCGAGGAGAAGGACGTCTGGCCTTGCCGCGAGCGCCCGGGCCAAAGCGAGCCGCTGCCGCTCGCCACCCGACATGTGCGCGGGAGGGCGGCCCCCGAAACCCGCGAGCCCTACGTCCTTCAGAAGAGCCTGGCGGTCGGGGCCCTCGAGTGCGGGCGCCATGAAATGGAGCTGTTCGTCGCACGTCAAGTGCGGCCACAAAGCGAGATCCTGAAACACGAGCGAGAGATGCCTGGCGGCTGGCTCCAAAAGAATTCGCCCATCGGCGCTCGCGGTCTGTCCGTTCAGCCAGATCGTGCCGGCTTTTGGAGTCTCGAGTCCGGCAACGAGTCGAAGGATGGTGCTCTTGCCCGAGCCGGAGGCTCCGAGGATGACGACAAGCTCCTTCGCGCGTACGTCGATGGAGACATCGTGGAGGACGGGGCGCTCCTCGTACGAGAAACGGATTCCATCGAGCCTCAGAACAGCCATCGGCTCTTCCGTAAGGTAACGATGAGCCAGAGAACGACGGGCAAGGTGAGAGCCATTTGAGCGAGCGACAGGCTTGCTTGAAGTCCGCGAGGCGAGTTCGCCATGACCGTGTAGAGACGCACCGCGAGCGTTTCGCCTCCCGGCGGATAGATGGTGACCACGGTGTCCAGATCGCGAATAGCAAATAGGAGAAAAGCACTCGAGCCGGCGACGAGGGCCGGCACGATTTGGGGGAAGAGGACTCGATACGCGATGGACGCCTCGCCTCGGCCGGCGAGCCGCGCCACCTGTTCCTGCGCGACGGGGACGTTGGCAAGGCCCGCGTCGATCGTCCGTTCCGTCAGCAAGGTGTATCGCAACCCCACGGCTACCACGAGCAGACCGATCGTTCCGTAAAGAGGCGGTCGGTTCGGAAGGTTCCAGAAACCGATGAGGCCGATGCCGAGTACGGCTCCCGGGAGCACGAAGAACGTCAGCGAGGCCCATCGAACCCATCGAGCGCCTCGACGGGCGAGAAGCGCGAGGGCGGAGCCGATGAGGACGGCGGCGAGACAGCCAATGCCCGCTACCAACAAGCTATTCAGAGCAGGAGGAATCGCCATGGGAATTGCGCGTAATAGCCCTGGCGCGTCGATTTCCAAAAGCGTGAGCAGAAGAGGCAAACCGGGCGAGGCAACGACGATGGCGAGGCAGAGGGCTCGCGCGGACAGTGTCCATCTTTCGAGCTCGAAGATCCGGGCGGGGCGAAGCCGGGTGGCGAAGACGTCGACGCGTCGGAGCGCGGTCGACTCGACGACCAGGAGCACAAGAACCACACCGATGAGAGGAATCGCCGCGAGGGCGGCCCCGGCGGCATCGTAGGTGGCCGCATAGCGAAGCGCGATCTGACCGGAGTACACGGTCAGGCCGAGGAACGCGGGAGCACCGAGCTCGGAAAGCCCGAGAAGAAACACGATTCCCGCCGCCGCGAACGCCCAGGGGCGGACGAGAGGCCACGTGATTTGGCGAACGGTCGCGAGCGTCCCACGAGCGAGCAGTCCCGCTTCCTCGAGCGCCGGGTCGATACTC
It encodes the following:
- a CDS encoding ABC transporter ATP-binding protein; the protein is MAVLRLDGIRFSYEERPVLHDVSIDVRAKELVVILGASGSGKSTILRLVAGLETPKAGTIWLNGQTASADGRILLEPAARHLSLVFQDLALWPHLTCDEQLHFMAPALEGPDRQALLKDVGLAGFGGRPPAHMSGGERQRLALARALAARPDVLLLDEPFANLDPRLRFDLRRLLLDLRQAHPVTIVYVTHDLEDAFALADRVAVLNRGTIEQVGNPETLYRHPASAFVATFVGRAALVPATVDGNELRTSLGNVPNPRTDLRAGDEIDVVLRPEDVSPAEEGEPARVDEVLFAGDRYLVRAFTRFGAVWFHVGSPPARGETIGVRALRGWPVAR